The genomic interval GCGCTTCGGCGGGGCGCCGCGCTGGTCTTGCTGGAGGACGTCATGAGCACACCTGTCAAACCTGAAACATCCGCGACGCGCCGAACGGTGGTGGAGGCAGCCGGCGGCGCGTTGATCGCAAGCTCGATCCTCGGCGTCGAAGGTTGCGCCACGCCTGCCGCGACTGCGCAGGCGGATGCATCGCTCTACGACCGTCTCGGTGGCGTGTTTTCGATCGCCGCCGTCGTCGATCACTTCAGCGACGCGGTGGTGCGCAACCCGATCGTCGGTCAGCAATCGCAAAACCCACAGCTGCGCGAATGGCACACGCGCAACCTGACACGTTTGCCCGGCCTCAAATTCATGCGCACGCTTTGGGTCTGCAGCGTCTCCGGCGGCCCGTACCAATACACGCCGACGAGGCCGGGCCGCACCAACGTCGGCCTCGAGGTAGCGCACCGCGATCTGCGCATTTCTCCCGCGGAGTTCGACGAAGTCGCCGCCGAACTCGGCCGCACGCTCGATCACTTCGAAGTGCCGGCGCGCGAGAAAAGCGAGGTGCTCGCGGCCTTCGCTGCGCACAAGGACGAGGTCACTCAAGGCTGGCGCGCTGCACAGAGGTAACGCGGGACGATCATACCGCGCCCGGTCCGACTTCCGCGCGGGAATCATGCTAGGCACGTGGCATGGAAGCAGTCGCTCAAGCCACCGCCATAGTCCTCGCCGGCGCATCGATCGGTTGGATCATGCTGTTCTCGTTCGTGCTGTCGCCGGTGGCGTTCAAGCAATTCGACGCCGGGCGCGCCGAGCGGCTGGTCAAGCACGTGATGAACCAGGGCCACGGCATCCTGGGTTTGATCGCGATCTGCTCCGGCATCGCTGCTTTGATGGCAGGCGCTGTTGCGGGCGCGTCGGTTGCGGCTGTCGCCGGCATCTTCGCGTTCATGTGCAAGTTTGCCCTTGCCCCGCGCGACGACAAGCCGATCAAAGGTCACCGCGTGCTGAAGACCGCGCGCATCGTGGCGAGCGGCCTCACCGCGTTCATCGCGCTGATCCTGATCGCCGCGATCGTGCTGACGATGTTGGGAATCTAGGCGGCGTCGCGCCGATCGACCAACGCGTAGTCTTCAACGCCGAGCACTTTTGCAAACCGGCTGCACTCGAGCCGCGCCTCGGCCGGATGATCGACGATCATCGTGTCCGAGGTCTGTTGCGTTTCGCCATCGACCTCACGCGTCGCGTGCATGACCAGACGCAAGCCGTCGGTGGCGTCGTCGAGAATCGCTTGGATTTGCCAGGTCGCGCTCATTGCTTGCTCCTTCAGGCCGCCACGTTGGCGGATTGCGACGCACGCCGCGCCCGTTCGATCCAGGTTGCGACGTCGTCCTCGGTTGGCGCCTCGGCCGAACCCCACGCGCGTTGGCCTTCTTCGGAAAGGCCCCAGCGCGCGACGGCGTCGCAGAGTTCGGTGGCATCGAGTTGCGAAAGTTCGGCGACATCGTTGACGCCACACGCCACCAGCGCTTGCGCTTCGCGTGACTTCAAGCCGGGCACCGTGCATGCGAGCAGCGCCTGCGATTGCCAGTCGCGGATCACCTGCGCGGAGATGTGGCGCGTATCGATGCTGCGCTCGCCCTCGTCCGCGTTCATCGCCAGCAGATCAGACACCGTGCGCACGCCGACAGCTTCCAAGCGCTTCGCAGTTTTCGGCCCGATCGACGGCGCTTGCACGACCGGCGCACCTTCGCTCAGCGACGGCTTCGGCAGCACTTTGTCTCTCTTCGCCAACGGCGCACCCACCGGCAACTCGCGCGGCACTCGAATTTCGCGCTTCGGCGTAGGCGGCGGCGCTTCAGCTACGACTGCAACCCTCCGCACTGGCGGATCAAGTTCGATCACCTTCGGCTTGGGGGCAGCGGTCGGCTTGGCGATTGGTCTGGTAACGGTCTGCTTCGGCGCGGCAACAGCCTTCGACGTCGTGCCGCGCGCTTCCGCGCCCTCGCCTGCCTTGGCGCCGATCTCGCGCGGCCATTTGGCGTCGAGCGACGAGAGCGGCGTCTTCAGCACTTCAGCCGCGTACAACTCACGCACGACCTTGTCGTCTTCGCCCAATGTCGCGCGCACTTTGCCGGTGCGGCGGAATTCTTCGTACTGCGCCGCGACTTCCTTGCGCGCCGCCGCATCGTCCATCAGCTTCAGTACGGCTTGGATCGGCATTTCCAACGCGAGGAAAAACGCATCGAGCCCAGCCGCGACTTGTGGCGGCTTCACGGCGGCTTCCGCGAACGCGCGATCCAATATGCGCGCCAAGCCGACGGCGGCGTGACCGACCAGCTTCGCGATCGTGTCCTTCAGCTCTTGATCCAACCCAGCCGGCGGATCCTTCACACCACGCGCGAAATCGTAGTGCTCGATGATGGTTTCGTAGTGCGGGTTGGACGCCTTGGCGCCAGCCTTCACCATTTCCGCCAGCCACTTATCCCCGGTCGGCGTGGACATGGTAGGATAGCCGCCGAGATCGTTCTCGAGGATGTGCTGAAAGGCTTTGTACGACTTGGAAAAACTCCACTCCACCGCGCGATGGATGACGTTTTCTTCTTCGGTTTGGTGCGTATGGAACGGCTGAATCGGATCGACGTAATAGTGGCTCATCACGCCGGCGCACCATGCCGCTTGCTTCCAATCTTTTTCGGCCAGCGCGCGAACCGTGCGGCGATACCATTCCTGGCACGCTTCAATCGCGCCGCCCCAATCTTTGTCGCGCACGTGGAGGACGTGGTTCTTGAAGTCCTTGAATTCTTCGTCGGGCGCCTTGGCGCCTTCGAGATATTCCTTGTGATGATGCAAGAGCAGATCGCGCCAACGCTCCGCGCGCGGCGCTTGCAAGTGGCGCAGCGCATCCACCGCGATGCGGTGATGATTGGATCGACAGCGGCTCGCGAAAACGACCGCGTACAACAACGACATGCGCCGGGCCCCAAAAGTGAACGCGGCGTTAAACTCGGCGCGAATCCGTTAGCGGGGCGTTAACTTAGGCCGCTTGGCTCCCCTGCCCGCCCCCTTGGATCAGGCCCCAATCCTCGCAGAGGATGCGCACGAGCTTTTCGTGACGCTCCTCAATGGCGCGCATGGTCCATTCCTCGATCGGAACGATATCGCGGCTGAGCGCATAGATGGTCGCGCCCTGCGTGTTGAAGATCACCTTGCGCTTGTCAGCGTAAGGACGCGCCGCCGCCGTCGAGTTCTGGTCGTAGGTGATGAGCGTCAGATTGCCGAGGAGGTTCGACGCTTCGGTGCGCATCGCCGCATCCGGGAAGCGCTCATTCCACCACGCGCCGCCGTTCTTCGGCAGGATGTGTTCGACCGTGACATCGTCCGTCATCTGCAGATGATGTCCGCCCGGCATCGCTGCTTCGAGCCGGATCAACAGCAAGCGGCGCTGACGATCGCGCTTACGCGATTTGTTCAACGTCGCCAGCAGCTTCAGGTGCTCGCCGTCCGTGAGTTCGAGCGCGCCTTTTGGCCCATAGAGCATCTTGTCGTCATCGCAGTGCGTCACGGCGCGCGAATAGCGCCCCTGCTGCACGCGGTTGTCGATCACCGACAACTCGCAAGCGAAGGTGAAGCGATCGAGCGCTTGAAAGAAACGCCGCGCGCGTTCTGGTTCGCCGGAGTGCTCGGCCAGGAAGGCGATTGCGGCGGGCGCCCAATCCCATTCCTCGACCTGCTTCATCATGCGGATGCGGCGGTTCACCTCCGCACTGGCCGAGCCGACGTCGACGGCGCCGGCGAAGATCGCGCGCAATGCGTGCGCGTAACGTGGCAATTGTTCAAACAGGAATGTCCGCACGCCGCCGGCCTTATCGACCGCCGCGCGCATCGCGGCGAGATCGCCGGGCGACAGGATCTGCTCGCCGGTCAGCAGGAACGGCATCATGTCCAGCAGCTTGGCGAAGTTCTCTCGCTCGAACATCGCCTCGGTCTGCTCCCATTTCCGCGCTGCTGCTTCGGCTTCGGCGTCGGAGAGCTTGGAGTTCTCGATCAGATCGCTCTTGATGATGTCGGCGCCGGACAAAGGCGATCCCCGCTTGTTCAGCGTGTTAAATACTGTCTGCGCGCAGCCGCGTTCGTCAGCGTCGACGACGTTCAGCGTGCATGCGCGCGCCACATAGGACATGAACGCATCGAGTTCGCGATCGTCCATGCCTTTGAGTTCAGTCTCGATCGTTTGCGCGGCGGCGCAGAGCAGGTCCTTCGACTCGATGCCGATTTCCGGCAGCTTCGCCATCGCCGCTATCTGACCCGGCTCCTGCACGTAGCCGCGATAGAAGCTCGCGTCTTCTTCGCGCAGAATGAGGCGTGGATGGTCGCCGTCCATGATCAATTGCTGAAAGTGCTTGGCGCGGCCGGGCAGGCGATCGCGCACGTAGGCCATGATCATCGTGAGCGTGGTGAGGCGCTGCTGTCCGTCTGAGATTTCGAGCTTGCCGCGGTTCTTCACCAGCACGATCTGGCCGATGAAATAAAACGTCGCGCCACGCTTGAAGGCGCGCCGCAAATCCTCGATCAGCTGACGCACTTCTCGCTCGGACCAGGTGTACGGGCGCTGATAGCGCGGCACTTTCAGGTGCAGCTTGCGCATCAGCACCGAAGCCAGATTGAGAATTTGCGAGGAGAGCCCGATCGGCGTGTCGCCAAAAGGTCCGGCCATCAACTTCCCCCATACGCACGTTTCTTCTTGAGCCCGATGGTTGCGCGCCGAAAACGCCCACGCAATCCGCCGTCTGCCGAACATAGGCGCTCAGCGACAAAGCGTTTCCAAAACGACACGTTGGCTAATCGACCGCCGCCAGTGCGAAATCGGACGATCCGATGCGCGAGACGCCCTCGAACCCCCGTGCGCGCAACGCCGGGGCGAGACCGTGGGCATGTTCCATGTCGGTGAAGCCCACATATTGGGCGCGCGTAACGCCGGTTTCAGCGCTCAGCACCTGGACAACGCGGCGCGCGATTGCAGCGCCGGAGTCCAGCCACGTCGCAGGGCGCGGCGACGCGGCGGAAAGCTCCTCCGCCAACAGCGGAAAATGGGTGCAAGCCACCGCCACCACGTCGATGTCCCCTCCGCCCGGCGCTCCGAACAAACCTTCGATCGCCTCTGTGATCGCAGACCGGTCGGGGACGTCTCCTCTCAGCTTCTGCTCCGCAGCCTCAACCAGAGCAGCAGAGCCAAACCGGACGACGGTCTTGTCCGGTGCGAACTGGGCGATCAGATCATCCGTGTAGGCCCGCCGAACCGTGGCTGGCGTAGCCAGCAAACCGATCGTTCCGGTCTTGGTCAGTGCGGCAGCTGGCTTGATCGGCGGCACGACGCCGACGACGGGGATCGAAAGCGCGGCACGCACGTCTTCGAGCGCAATTGTCGACGCTGTGTTGCAAGCGACAACGACGGCGTCGGGCACCCAGTGTCTAACCATCGCTATGAGCAAGGCCGGCACGCGCGCCTTCAGTTCAGCGTCCGACTTCAAACCGTATGGCAGCCACGCATTGTCTGCGGCGTACGAGAGCTCAAGCGCGTGTCCGCTCGCGGCGATTGCGTCGAACACGGAGAGCCCGCCGACGCCGGAGTCGAACACCAAAACGCGCTTGGCGCTGTTAACCATTGTGGCAGCGCCCGTTGCAGCTGCGCATTAACCAATTCGCTGATTTTGGAAAGGTTTTCGCGCGCGGTGGAGTAACGGCCCTCACCTGTGGAAACCACTCCTTAACCGAGTTTGCCAGAATCATGGTTTGGGTTAGTGACGTTAGGTGGGGTCTTCGTCAACGCGCCGTGGCGCGCGTTCGGAATTGGGGTCGGAACATGAATGCCATCGGAAAATCCTCTGTCGTCTTCGTGACGCTGTCAGGTCTGTTCTGGAGCGGCTGGGTTCTGGGCTCTCAAACGCCCGAGGGCCAAGAAGCGCTTGCGCGTGCGTATGAAGCGTACTCGGAGCAGCAAGCCACTTCGAACGAAACACTCTTCAACACAACGGCGCTTCGCGCAGTCGTCTGCGGCGACGCTGACGCTGAAAACGCGCAACCGTGCCTCGCCATCATGGCGGCAGGCCGCATGTTCATCGTCGATGCTGGCTCCGGCGCCGCAAGCACACTGAACGGCCGCAACATCCCGCTCGATCGTTTGGACGCTGTGCTGCTGACCAGCGCGGGCCTGAACCAAACCGCGGATCTCGACGAACTTTACGGCGCTGCCTCGCGCGCGCGCGATAACGCGCTGCTGCCGGTGTACGGCCCAGCCGACACGCAACGCATGGTCGATGGCCTGAACCAAGCCGCCGGCTTCGACGGCATGGAGCGCGGCCTGCAAGCGTGGGGCCCGTCACCTGAGCCGGGCACGCCGGTGATCGTGTTCGAGGCTGACGGCTTGGTCGTCTCCGCCTTCACGACGCAAGAAGACGCCTTCTCGGGCCGCGTCGCCTATCGCTTCGATTATCGCGGACGCTCGATCGTCGTCGGTGGCGATGGCCGTGTGGCCAACGCACCGGCCGCGGCGAACGCGGACGTCGTGCTGCAAGCGCAAGCCGGCGTGGAAGCTGCCGGGTCAGACGCTGGCCTGCTGATGCTCACGGGTGCGGAAAACCCGATGGCGGGCCGCATCCAAGTCTCGGAAGCGCGCGCGGCTGGCGTCGAGAACGTCACCACGGCGCGCGTCGGCATGCTGGTCGAGCTGCCGCTCGACAACATGGATATCAACGTCCGCCCGCTCTAACGCAGGCAACAAGCAAGATCGGAAGGGGAGCCTCACGGCTCCCCTTCTTCGTTTGGGCGGCCTCTTGGCAGCGCGCGCGATGGACTTAGCGCGCTCCGGCCCCATAAAAGCCCGGTGCGCATAGCCATCGCCGCCCTCGCTCTAGCGCTCTGCGCCGCGTCGCCCGCGGCGGCGGATCGATTTTCGCTGACCTACGATGCCTCGGGCCTCGGATTTGTGCCGCTGGGCGCGATGACGGTCGACGCCAACGTCTCGGCCGAGGATTACGAAGTCACCGCCACGATCCAATCGCGCGGCATCCTCAATCTGTTCGAGCGCACCAATCTTACCGCGACCTCCTCCGGTCTGATCCAGAACGGCGCTGTGCACTGGCAACGCTACGATCTCGATCACCGCTACAGCCGCAAGCGCCGCGTCATCGCCATGCAGGCGACGGACGCGGGCGTGACAGCCGAGATCACGCCGAACTACCGCATCTGGGGCAGCCCGCCGACAAGCGACGAACAGCGCCGTGCTTCGCGCGATCCGGTGTCGACGCTGATCGCGATGGCGATCGATGTGGGCGAGAACCGGCGTTGCTCGGGCGTGTACCCGACGTTCGACGGGCGCTTC from Terricaulis silvestris carries:
- a CDS encoding DUF3108 domain-containing protein, producing MRIAIAALALALCAASPAAADRFSLTYDASGLGFVPLGAMTVDANVSAEDYEVTATIQSRGILNLFERTNLTATSSGLIQNGAVHWQRYDLDHRYSRKRRVIAMQATDAGVTAEITPNYRIWGSPPTSDEQRRASRDPVSTLIAMAIDVGENRRCSGVYPTFDGRFHYLMQLSGGDIDHFRGGGYEGEVLKCDLAYIAVAGYEARDAGRRRIPEGEVWFALMPDTTFAPPVRITTPLSAGAANIRLASYRRARVDIELTATTP
- the murI gene encoding glutamate racemase → MVNSAKRVLVFDSGVGGLSVFDAIAASGHALELSYAADNAWLPYGLKSDAELKARVPALLIAMVRHWVPDAVVVACNTASTIALEDVRAALSIPVVGVVPPIKPAAALTKTGTIGLLATPATVRRAYTDDLIAQFAPDKTVVRFGSAALVEAAEQKLRGDVPDRSAITEAIEGLFGAPGGGDIDVVAVACTHFPLLAEELSAASPRPATWLDSGAAIARRVVQVLSAETGVTRAQYVGFTDMEHAHGLAPALRARGFEGVSRIGSSDFALAAVD
- a CDS encoding DUF262 domain-containing protein; its protein translation is MAGPFGDTPIGLSSQILNLASVLMRKLHLKVPRYQRPYTWSEREVRQLIEDLRRAFKRGATFYFIGQIVLVKNRGKLEISDGQQRLTTLTMIMAYVRDRLPGRAKHFQQLIMDGDHPRLILREEDASFYRGYVQEPGQIAAMAKLPEIGIESKDLLCAAAQTIETELKGMDDRELDAFMSYVARACTLNVVDADERGCAQTVFNTLNKRGSPLSGADIIKSDLIENSKLSDAEAEAAARKWEQTEAMFERENFAKLLDMMPFLLTGEQILSPGDLAAMRAAVDKAGGVRTFLFEQLPRYAHALRAIFAGAVDVGSASAEVNRRIRMMKQVEEWDWAPAAIAFLAEHSGEPERARRFFQALDRFTFACELSVIDNRVQQGRYSRAVTHCDDDKMLYGPKGALELTDGEHLKLLATLNKSRKRDRQRRLLLIRLEAAMPGGHHLQMTDDVTVEHILPKNGGAWWNERFPDAAMRTEASNLLGNLTLITYDQNSTAAARPYADKRKVIFNTQGATIYALSRDIVPIEEWTMRAIEERHEKLVRILCEDWGLIQGGGQGSQAA
- a CDS encoding group I truncated hemoglobin; the protein is MSTPVKPETSATRRTVVEAAGGALIASSILGVEGCATPAATAQADASLYDRLGGVFSIAAVVDHFSDAVVRNPIVGQQSQNPQLREWHTRNLTRLPGLKFMRTLWVCSVSGGPYQYTPTRPGRTNVGLEVAHRDLRISPAEFDEVAAELGRTLDHFEVPAREKSEVLAAFAAHKDEVTQGWRAAQR
- a CDS encoding MBL fold metallo-hydrolase, producing the protein MNAIGKSSVVFVTLSGLFWSGWVLGSQTPEGQEALARAYEAYSEQQATSNETLFNTTALRAVVCGDADAENAQPCLAIMAAGRMFIVDAGSGAASTLNGRNIPLDRLDAVLLTSAGLNQTADLDELYGAASRARDNALLPVYGPADTQRMVDGLNQAAGFDGMERGLQAWGPSPEPGTPVIVFEADGLVVSAFTTQEDAFSGRVAYRFDYRGRSIVVGGDGRVANAPAAANADVVLQAQAGVEAAGSDAGLLMLTGAENPMAGRIQVSEARAAGVENVTTARVGMLVELPLDNMDINVRPL
- a CDS encoding DUF4332 domain-containing protein codes for the protein MSLLYAVVFASRCRSNHHRIAVDALRHLQAPRAERWRDLLLHHHKEYLEGAKAPDEEFKDFKNHVLHVRDKDWGGAIEACQEWYRRTVRALAEKDWKQAAWCAGVMSHYYVDPIQPFHTHQTEEENVIHRAVEWSFSKSYKAFQHILENDLGGYPTMSTPTGDKWLAEMVKAGAKASNPHYETIIEHYDFARGVKDPPAGLDQELKDTIAKLVGHAAVGLARILDRAFAEAAVKPPQVAAGLDAFFLALEMPIQAVLKLMDDAAARKEVAAQYEEFRRTGKVRATLGEDDKVVRELYAAEVLKTPLSSLDAKWPREIGAKAGEGAEARGTTSKAVAAPKQTVTRPIAKPTAAPKPKVIELDPPVRRVAVVAEAPPPTPKREIRVPRELPVGAPLAKRDKVLPKPSLSEGAPVVQAPSIGPKTAKRLEAVGVRTVSDLLAMNADEGERSIDTRHISAQVIRDWQSQALLACTVPGLKSREAQALVACGVNDVAELSQLDATELCDAVARWGLSEEGQRAWGSAEAPTEDDVATWIERARRASQSANVAA